In Humulus lupulus chromosome 6, drHumLupu1.1, whole genome shotgun sequence, a single genomic region encodes these proteins:
- the LOC133785494 gene encoding uncharacterized protein LOC133785494 produces MGHVIRFVDNDVELEFEREECEEPPTKPDVAEGHRYEQDKKEIPTPINTHHEKLLADVDTFKSGDSEDSVSDGHLVSPHHTYIVEHVVGEDRPSCKEVSPKDMAGVEFKRRRVPTKRIFGAEFTDPTRKKRKEKTIVTDPCEINPLHPYDKKQMRRFKKWVIGLKENDKPISLLVGSCTAKWFIQLLRPRTWLDGLHIDAALGLMKERVYTYKKTYFERFTIVDSMFQLFFEPQSQQFNKRKIKLSYIWQKEVLDYLVGDDNNLKRSCKDIDDLFTLINFFGTHWVLLEISLTSYLIKAYDSDITLVSNKEFENKMSRWGKMLPYLIQSSGLLSHRKDVQLQAEKVHFEFTRLGTKNVPRTKTSGFCGVYVIKHLEYLLANKLLSENV; encoded by the exons ATGGGTCATGTTATTCGCTTTGTAGACAATGATGTGGAATTGGAGTTTGAAAGGGAAGAATGTGAGGAACCTCCCACAAAGCCTGATGTAGCAGAAGGGCATCGTTATGAGCAAGACAAGAAAGAGATACCAACTCCAATTAACACCCACCATGAAAAGTTGTTAGCTGATGTTGACACTTTTAAAA GTGGTGATTCTGAGGATTCAGTATCAGATGGGCATCTTGTTTCACCACACCATACATATATTGTGGAGCACGTTGTTGGAGAAGATAGACCTAGCTGTAAGGAGGTATCTCCTAAAGATATGGCTGGGGTGGAATTCAAGAGAAGGAGGGTTCCAACGAAAAGAATTTTTGGGGCCGAGTTTACTGATCCAActagaaagaaaaggaaagaaaagacaaTTGTAACTGATCCTTGTGAAATTAATCCCCTACATCCATATGACAAAAAGCAAATGAGACGTTTTAAGAAATGGGTAATTGGTTTAAAAGAGAATGATAAGCCTATTTCTCTCTTGGTTGGTTCGTGCACAGCGAAATGGTTTATTCAGCTACTTAGACCACGTACATGGCTTGACGGACTG CACATTGATGCAGCTTTAGGGTTGATGAAAGAACGAGTGTACACTTATAAGAAGACTTACTTCGAAAGATTCACCATCGTGGATTCTATGTTCCAACTGTTCTTCGAACCGCAATCGCAACAATTCAACAAGAGGAAAATCAAATTAAGCTACATTTGGCAAAAAGAAGTGCTTGATTACTTAGTAGGTGATGATAACAATCTCAAAAGGAGTTGTAAAGACATTGACGATTTGTTTACCCTGATTAATTTTTTTGGGACACATTGGGTGTTGTTAGAGATATCATTGACAAGCTATCTTATAAAAGCTTATGACTCTGATATCACTTTGGTCTCCAACAAGGAGTTTGAGAATAAAATGAGCAGATGGGGAAAAATGCTACCATATCTAATTCAATCTAGTGGGCTATTAAGCCATCGGAAAGATGTCCAACTACAAGCAGAGAAAGTGCATTTTGAGTTCACAAGACTTGGCACAAAAAACGTGCCACGGACCAAAACTAG CGGGTTTTGTGGGGTATATGTCATCAAACATCTGGAGTACTTGCTAGCCAACAAACTTTTATCTGAA AATGTATGA